GTTTaaaatatgaatgaaataaaatatttatgaCAAATTTACAATAGTTCAAGAAAAAAatttgttacaaaaaaaaaaaaaaatcaaaagcaaAACTTTGCGAATGCCATAGTTTTTTAGGAAAATTTTCTATTTACCCTTGAAAATTGTGGTCAGCTACAGTCGGTTTTGAAGAGGGATGTATAATTATATGAAaatttgtttaaatatatgtGCTCCGGTTGTGGAGAAATGTTTTTGAATACAATacaattgttttaattatttttaagttgaataaaatccatttgtaaataattttaagatatatattttttttttaaataaaggagTACTTGGAGATGATATGGACAAAATTGATCCAGCCGATATgacatagaaaaataaataacaataaataCTTTATATTGAAAATTTCAATTCGCAttaatacatatttaatacacaatgTACTTGTACAAATCATACGTTTAGGCTTTATATTGATATTGATAATAATTTCAACTATAGAGGCTGCCGACAGTGTACAGTATGTATAAATATCACTTCTATATAATTAGTGTCTGGATAACGAAAATGATtagttttattagttttttttcgttaattttaatgaaatattcttatatataataacggtagattgtaaacatgatttaaacttaaatcaaattaaataaataattaattaaacaaattaaaatataatatttttgagatattttacaataacaattatttaaaattaataaaaccataccttttataacttaaataaaatttaattaaaattaaacttcaagtattagaataatatcatattaaacatataacataatataatctactatcttTAGTATATTATATTAACAATTACATAAActtcaacaaaaataaataaataaattaaaatataatatttttaagatattttatgatagtttcaataattaaatcatatttatttaaaaataataaagtcatacatgtcattctttttatcttataaatttgtgtgataacttattttttatcaagtgattggagctctttttcttcacCAAATTCACCAAAAAAAGACATTCCgagttacattagaaactaaaaatagttgatgcatctataatactctacactatgactttttctatttttattttattctattattaatttcttttaaaatattattataatttatatatttcatgtagtcatatatatatcaatattgtgtttagatcatatatgtagagattattgatataaatatttatatatactataaaactataattcattctattatatattgaagaaaaaaaagtgaaccgatttttactaaaattataaacaatattttaccctaattttttaatacatttatatcatacattatattaaacatattttatttattttaagatatattgtttatttatttaaaatttatatgataattaaaaaataataaaaataaatacatatttaaataagaatatttatatattttaaaactaaTCACATTGCACTTTATTTTTACATAGTATATATATAAGACAATTTTTCTATAGGGGCTTtactttaagtcctaccggtgtgtctctcagtgttctcgacctttgaacagttttttgtgtgattttttttatgaccgtctatattgtaactatttagagcatcgacatgatttttaaaaaattctgaatagtttacagtaccgaaaactaggttcaaacatgttattgcacacgtgactaattttttttatacacgtggaaagtaacatgtttgaacctactTTTCGGttctgtaaactattcagaatttttttttaaattgcagaatgctctaaatagctacaatatacacggtcataaaaaaaaaatcgtgccaaaaactattcacgggtcgagaaacactgaaagtcccatcagtagggcttaaagtgaagccctacagtaaaattctccaatatttatatatatatatatagatatagatatattgGCACTTGCTATAAAAATTGCTTATTGTTATTCAATCTGAGTAAGATTGTTCTCTGATCCACTCTCCGAGTAAGCTatacccttctctctctctctctctctctctctatatatatatatatatacatatatatctagTAGCTATTTTTTTGTTAATCGATCACTATATTTAGTAAATATTTTTCGTTTGCATCAACGTGTATGTATACAATTATTTCATATcccctcaaaaaaaaaaattacttactaCGTCATAAACAGCTTGTatggaaaaattaaaaaatatctaagattttacatataaattaaagaataaaaacatTGTATTGTATATAGGACTATTatcaccactactactactactactactactaataataataataatttgtagattgttttcataaaattaatGAATATTTGTAATTTGTTTAGTTTCTAGGCTTCTTGATTTGGTGTTGAAAAGAAAGGGGACAATGAGTACTTTGATAGCTGCAGAAAGGTCCGTACGTCCAATGAATGGGGGAGATGGCCACTACAGCTATAGCAAAAACTCAGCGCTTCAGGTCTGTGCATGCACACTATATATACTGCACCAACCAATTACTCAGATTTGATTTTTGACGTGCTAACGACGATTACAAtaagatatatgtatatatatatcataattttatatttttgtagaGAAATGGTATAGAAGCTTGTAAAGAAATAATCACCAAGGCAATATCAGCGAAGCTTGACATGGAGACTTTAACTTCTTCTAAGATCTTTAAAATCGCTGACTTGGGTTGCTCAGTTGGACCAAATACACTCATAGCAGTGGAAAACATAATAGAAGCCTTGGAACTCAAGTTTAACAGCCAACAAAAAGGAAGTACCTGTTGTGACCTTCTTCCTGAGTTCCAAGTGTTCTTCAATGATCAAGCAACAAATGATTTCAACCAGCTTTTCATTTCTCTTCCTCCTAAAACAAAATACTTCGCAGCTGGGGTGCCTGGATCTTTCCATGGCCGTCTCTTTCCCGAAGCTTCTCTCCATTTTGTTCACTCTTCCTATGCTCTTCACTGGCTCTCAGAAGTGCCACCTCAGGTTTTGGACAAAAGCTCTCCTGCTTGGAACAAAGGGAGAATTCACTATTCCAATTCTAACAGTGAAGTTGTCAAGGCTTTTAGAGCTCAGTATGCTAAAGACTTGGACAACTTTCTAAATGTTAGAGCGCAAGAGATTGTCCATGGAGGATTATTGGCTCTTATTGTCTCCGGTCGCACAAATGGAACACCTCATTCTCAAACTTATATTAACAAGGCATATGAACTGCTTGAGTCTTCCATTATCGACATGGCAAAGAAGGTAAAcctctttatttatatataattgtaCATGTTTATGGCTAATAACGTATATAAAGAAATATATCTAACTCATCTACAACCAACCTTAACAATAATTTGAGATGGCCAAAAATATTACTTATCACAAAAATagcatgtaattttttttacctTTTCAAAATTTGGGGTGCCAAGGTCTCCCTTTGCTTATACATATGGTTCTGCCAATACTCTTAAGTACTTTAAACCAACATTTAGTTttgatggggtttggtacttaTCATTCTAAGTTTGCAAATATAGATTGATTGATTGATTAATAAgcatttaattttaataatatattgctttttctgtattttttgttttgttttgttttttctgAGACAGGGTAAGATCAGCAAAGAAAAAGTAGATTCCTTTAATACACCGGTGTATTTTGGATCACTGGAAGAAATGGAGGAAGTTGTGAAACATAATGAGTTTTTTAGTATAGAGGTAATGGAAGACCTTCCTTGCGAAAAGCAACCACCCAAATTGCTATCGATGACCTATAGAGCTGGACTTGAAGGAATCATAAAAGATCATTTTGGAGATGATGTTGATATAGAAGAGATGTTTGATTTACTACTATATAAGAAGCTAGAAGAATCGTCCTCTATAATTGAATCATGTGACTTTGTTAGCCTCTTTGTTTTACTCAAACGAGCACCAAGCGGCCGGGCTGTGACTAGCTATTGAAAACGAACAGCAAATCTTAATATAAAATGTAGTATCATGCTATGCTAATAACTACTTATACATCCTTTTTATTTTCTATAGTACACAAATATtaattatttcacaaaataatataaaaatactcATTAAATTTAGTCGTGATCAAATTTATTCAACCAAGACAATATGCTATTaatctttatgttttgttaaatggaAATTTAAaccatgtgttttacaaaataaatcaaaataatacTATAAATCTAactttttgttaaaatattttcaattataaaatcaatttttGAATCAATATCGATCCTATAAGTTATAAATAGCAGATAATGTAGTAAAAGATAtatgacaattaaaaaaatataataaaaaataaagtaatacattttctatataaaactaaacaaacgtgcataccAAATTACTTTTAccaagagaatttaaataacaaTATATCTCAATATTTTCCAATGGAGtataatatatatagttatttattatatatttatatagggcAGGAAAATTTGAACTTGGGATCTCACAAAATGTAACACCATGCTATTTATATCCTTTATATTTTCTATAGTACAAAAAtatttatttcacaaaataatataaaaatagtcaTTAAGTTTAGTTGTgatcaaaattatttatttaagacAATATTACACAATTAATTActtaatataattttcataaagaaaaaactatatacatataatataattttacaaaaatacttaaatctaAAGTGTTTTTTCATAATATTCAAACTAAATTGATGGTATATTCATtagaataaatatattttttcaatttttttaggtACTTAGAGAGAGTAAAAAATTTATCACATTTTTTTGCTTTAAAATCAAGCTCAAAAGAATTAAAGTCCATCTATATATACAACTAGAAAACATAATTCCACTTTGCgcaattttttgtaattattaaaaaatatacatattttaaaatattttttgagaGATTGTAGGGTACGAACTCTTTTTCACTCTACTTGTACAACATTATTTTTATATGGACACGTGCGGGCGTCTTGACCACAATTTTTTTTCATAGCGGTGTTCGTTGTATAGCAAACCTCttgcaagtttttgaaaaattatgaataattaaagtgccgaaaacaaagttcaaaaagcttgttgtacgtgtgcttttatttattttttattattattatcattattatacgtTTTGCGtgattttctttttttataaaaagtctaaaatatgtataagaaaatttatgttttgtgtaagatttATTTTGGCTGATTACCCATTGGAAccctttaattttaaaaattaacttttagacatcgtattttgtcaaaaggttaaatataagaatggacaaatcgattatttgaacaatGTCTTTTGGCCaattacccgttttgaccctttggaccatgtatttattcaaaatgttcaaaattctttataaaaattaaattatatataatttatgttttttgtaagggttcacaccattttgaaccttttATTTTAGTCGATTACCCGTGGGggcctttattttaaaaaaattaacttgtggaccttaaGTTTTGccaaaaggttaaaaataggaataaatAGATCGGTTATTTTAACactatattttggccgattacacattttgactctttattttaaaaaattaacctttggaccatgaatttattcaaagtgttaaaaattctttataaaaagtaaattatataaataaatatagtttatgtttactataagggttcacaccattttgaactttgtattttagccaATTACTCACTACAAGAAATAAGGTTTTTGCCAGCGCAATTCGGAATTGCGTCAGCAAAAATAACTTTTATCAACGCATTTAGTGAATCGCGCCGGCAAAGACAAGCACTTTTGCCGGCACAaaaaattgcgccggcaaaagtgaaaACGTGCATTTTAAATTTGTGCATGTTTTCAACAAAGTAGGTGGCTAGACCTTTGCCGGCGGGTTTCGTGGCTcaaggaaaccttagacttgattgaagaaaagagggaagaggctcagctgagaaatgctgcttaccagcaacgaactaccaggtatttcaataagagggttcgagatcgaaagttcggaatgggagatctggtgctgagacgcgtatttttggcaacacgagatccagcagtgggagtgctcgggccgaattgggaaggaccgtactagATAGAATCGGTCATCCGTCCCAGtttgtacaaacttgcgagattggacgggagcctggtaccgcgagcatggaatggcaaacacctcagaccttactatcagtagtgtaggaaaagtgttgcctgtaaccatgactttctatctgtattagtttgtttgcttttgaattccatcaaataaagatctatgtCGTTCAATATATTatccctttttatttttgcaatctctcttaatttaataacctatggtcacactcataggatattaagggggcatcattggtatatataccattgatttaaaaaataaaaacataa
This genomic interval from Humulus lupulus chromosome 8, drHumLupu1.1, whole genome shotgun sequence contains the following:
- the LOC133797781 gene encoding loganic acid O-methyltransferase-like, producing the protein MSTLIAAERSVRPMNGGDGHYSYSKNSALQRNGIEACKEIITKAISAKLDMETLTSSKIFKIADLGCSVGPNTLIAVENIIEALELKFNSQQKGSTCCDLLPEFQVFFNDQATNDFNQLFISLPPKTKYFAAGVPGSFHGRLFPEASLHFVHSSYALHWLSEVPPQVLDKSSPAWNKGRIHYSNSNSEVVKAFRAQYAKDLDNFLNVRAQEIVHGGLLALIVSGRTNGTPHSQTYINKAYELLESSIIDMAKKGKISKEKVDSFNTPVYFGSLEEMEEVVKHNEFFSIEVMEDLPCEKQPPKLLSMTYRAGLEGIIKDHFGDDVDIEEMFDLLLYKKLEESSSIIESCDFVSLFVLLKRAPSGRAVTSY